One Mycolicibacterium fortuitum subsp. fortuitum genomic window carries:
- a CDS encoding response regulator — protein sequence MAPSNPVRLVLVDDHEMVIEGLKAMLAAFNDRVEVVGQAVGAERALNVIETLDPDIVLCDVRMEGSSGLDLCRALRERDPDRKVVMLSVYDDEQYLFQALRVGASGYLLKSISSDELVRQLEFAHSGQTAIDPGMAARAAGTAARLQRDEFWPGVRQGLTQRESEILSFVVAGLSNRGIANKLVIGEETVKTHLRSIYRKLGVSDRAGAVATALREGIYQ from the coding sequence ATGGCGCCCTCCAATCCAGTGCGCCTTGTGCTGGTCGACGACCATGAAATGGTCATCGAGGGTCTCAAGGCCATGCTTGCTGCGTTCAACGACCGGGTCGAGGTGGTCGGCCAGGCCGTGGGGGCCGAGCGGGCGTTGAACGTGATCGAGACGCTGGACCCCGACATCGTGCTGTGCGACGTGCGGATGGAGGGTTCCAGCGGGCTGGACCTGTGCCGGGCGCTGCGCGAGCGCGACCCGGACCGCAAGGTGGTGATGCTCTCGGTCTACGACGATGAGCAGTACCTCTTCCAGGCCCTTCGGGTGGGCGCGTCCGGTTATCTGCTCAAGAGCATCAGCAGTGACGAGTTGGTGCGTCAGCTGGAATTCGCCCACAGCGGCCAGACCGCCATCGATCCGGGGATGGCGGCGCGGGCGGCCGGCACCGCGGCCAGGCTGCAGCGCGACGAGTTCTGGCCCGGTGTGCGGCAGGGCCTGACCCAACGCGAGAGCGAGATTCTGTCCTTCGTGGTCGCGGGACTGTCCAACCGCGGGATCGCCAACAAGCTGGTGATCGGCGAGGAGACGGTCAAGACCCACCTGCGCTCGATCTACCGCAAGCTCGGGGTGAGCGACCGGGCGGGGGCGGTCGCGACCGCGTTGCGGGAAGGCATCTACCAGTGA
- a CDS encoding HAD family hydrolase translates to MSSPQEKSWRAGRFWWDCSQPDTSPHPLRALILDLDALSNIDVDGHRVVFNAAFAAHGLPIQWGVARYRQLLALHDERQRVTAELRKRCVGPDCDVLTEVLADEICMTKDMMFDEMILDAGLTPRPGLEDLVNDAFLAGLPVGVVAAGRRRWTEPLVRQLIGDGLVETVVTTDDVSAPGAELYRHALAELGVAGHDALAMVGSATGLRNADGAGMAGVLIDPNAGAAAPGAVAVRPDFAGADALRLPACQRLHTQWWAQRSPTAA, encoded by the coding sequence GTGTCGTCACCTCAGGAGAAGTCATGGCGGGCCGGACGGTTCTGGTGGGACTGTTCGCAGCCTGATACGAGTCCCCATCCGCTGCGGGCGCTGATTCTCGATCTCGACGCGTTGTCGAACATCGACGTCGACGGGCATCGCGTCGTCTTCAACGCCGCATTCGCCGCGCACGGCCTGCCCATCCAATGGGGGGTGGCGCGCTACCGTCAGCTTCTCGCGCTGCATGACGAACGCCAGCGGGTCACCGCCGAGCTGCGCAAGCGCTGCGTCGGGCCCGACTGCGACGTGCTGACCGAAGTGCTCGCCGACGAGATCTGCATGACCAAGGACATGATGTTCGACGAGATGATCCTCGACGCGGGCCTGACGCCGCGGCCGGGTCTGGAGGATCTGGTCAACGACGCGTTCCTGGCAGGGCTGCCGGTAGGCGTGGTCGCCGCAGGCCGGCGCCGCTGGACCGAGCCCCTGGTGCGTCAACTGATCGGTGACGGCCTGGTCGAAACCGTCGTCACCACCGACGACGTGAGCGCGCCCGGCGCCGAGCTGTACCGGCACGCCCTGGCCGAGCTGGGCGTCGCCGGCCACGATGCGCTGGCCATGGTCGGCTCGGCCACGGGTCTGCGGAATGCCGACGGCGCTGGGATGGCCGGCGTGCTGATCGATCCCAACGCCGGTGCCGCTGCCCCCGGCGCTGTCGCGGTCCGGCCGGACTTCGCGGGTGCCGACGCCCTGCGCCTGCCCGCCTGCCAGCGGCTGCACACCCAGTGGTGGGCGCAGCGCAGCCCGACTGCGGCATAG
- the mmsB gene encoding 3-hydroxyisobutyrate dehydrogenase — MTTIAFLGLGHMGGPMAANLVAAGHTVHGFDPVPASKAAAEAKGAKVFDTGAEAVAGAEVVITSLPNGNIVKACYAEVLPVAPKGTLFIDTSTISVDDAREIHAKAGEHGLAQLDAPVSGGVKGATAGTLAFMVGGEDEAVERARPVLEPMAGKIIHCGGSGTGQAAKLCNNMVLAVQQIAVGEAFVLAEKLGLSAQSLFDVITGATGNCWAVHTNCPVPGPVPTSPANNDFKPGFATALMNKDLGLAMAAVMSTGSSAPLGTHAAQIYAAFADEHADKDFSAVIETLRG; from the coding sequence GTGACCACGATCGCGTTCCTCGGTTTGGGACACATGGGCGGTCCGATGGCGGCCAACCTGGTCGCAGCAGGCCATACGGTGCACGGCTTCGATCCCGTGCCGGCGTCGAAGGCAGCGGCTGAAGCCAAGGGTGCCAAGGTCTTCGACACCGGCGCCGAGGCCGTGGCCGGCGCCGAAGTGGTGATCACGTCACTGCCCAACGGCAACATCGTCAAAGCGTGTTACGCCGAGGTGCTGCCCGTTGCGCCGAAAGGCACGTTGTTCATCGACACCTCCACCATCTCGGTCGACGACGCCCGCGAGATTCACGCGAAGGCAGGCGAACATGGCCTCGCCCAACTCGACGCGCCGGTGTCCGGCGGCGTGAAGGGCGCGACCGCGGGGACGCTGGCCTTCATGGTGGGCGGAGAGGACGAGGCGGTCGAACGCGCCCGCCCGGTGCTGGAGCCCATGGCGGGCAAGATCATCCACTGCGGCGGATCGGGCACCGGTCAGGCCGCCAAGCTGTGCAACAACATGGTGCTCGCGGTGCAGCAGATCGCCGTGGGCGAGGCCTTCGTCCTGGCCGAGAAATTGGGTCTGTCTGCGCAGTCATTGTTCGACGTGATCACCGGTGCGACCGGCAACTGCTGGGCCGTGCACACGAACTGCCCGGTGCCGGGCCCGGTTCCGACGTCGCCGGCCAACAACGACTTCAAGCCGGGGTTCGCCACCGCACTGATGAACAAGGACCTGGGTCTGGCGATGGCCGCGGTGATGTCGACCGGGTCCTCGGCCCCGCTGGGAACCCACGCGGCTCAGATCTACGCCGCCTTCGCCGACGAGCACGCGGACAAGGATTTCAGCGCGGTGATCGAGACGCTGCGGGGCTGA
- a CDS encoding isobutyryl-CoA dehydrogenase yields the protein MNPNDPYSLSEDDRVIIDTAAAFAEKRIAPYALEWDETHHFPTDVLREAAELGMGAIYCSEDSGGSGLRRLDAVRIFEALAAADPTLASFLSIHNMCAWMVDTFGTEEQRKAWVPRLASMEAIASYCLTEPGAGSDAAALRTRAVRDGDDYLLDGVKQFISGAGSSDVYVVMARTGADGPKGISAFVVEKDAPGLSFGAQEQKMGWNAQPTAQVIFEGVRVPADALLGGTEGTGFGIAMNGLNGGRINIAACSLGGAQAAYDKALSYLADRQAFGGALLDEPTIRFALADMATGLETSRNMLWRAASALDANHPDKVTLCAMAKLYVTDKCYEVADQALQLHGGYGYLREYGLEKIVRDLRVHRILEGTNEIMRVVIGRSESSRIRNSA from the coding sequence GTGAATCCGAACGACCCCTACAGCCTGAGCGAGGACGACCGTGTCATCATCGACACGGCGGCCGCGTTCGCCGAAAAACGCATCGCGCCATACGCGTTGGAATGGGACGAGACCCACCACTTCCCCACCGACGTGTTGCGCGAGGCGGCCGAACTCGGCATGGGCGCCATCTACTGCAGCGAGGATTCGGGCGGCAGCGGGCTGCGCCGTCTGGATGCCGTGCGCATCTTCGAAGCACTCGCTGCCGCCGACCCCACCCTGGCGTCGTTCCTGTCCATCCACAACATGTGTGCCTGGATGGTGGACACCTTCGGCACCGAGGAGCAACGCAAGGCCTGGGTGCCCAGACTGGCGTCGATGGAGGCCATCGCCAGTTACTGCCTGACCGAGCCAGGAGCCGGCTCCGACGCGGCCGCACTGCGGACGCGGGCGGTGCGCGACGGTGACGACTACCTGCTCGACGGGGTCAAGCAGTTCATCTCAGGCGCAGGCAGCTCGGATGTGTATGTGGTGATGGCCCGAACCGGTGCTGATGGCCCGAAAGGCATCTCGGCGTTTGTCGTCGAGAAGGATGCTCCGGGACTGAGTTTCGGTGCGCAGGAGCAGAAGATGGGCTGGAACGCCCAGCCCACTGCGCAGGTGATCTTCGAGGGGGTCCGGGTTCCGGCCGACGCGTTGCTCGGCGGCACCGAGGGCACTGGGTTCGGCATCGCCATGAACGGGCTCAACGGCGGGCGGATCAACATCGCCGCCTGCTCACTGGGCGGAGCACAGGCCGCCTACGACAAGGCGTTGAGCTACCTGGCCGACCGCCAGGCGTTCGGCGGGGCCCTGCTCGACGAGCCGACCATCCGGTTCGCCCTCGCCGACATGGCCACGGGTTTGGAAACGTCACGAAACATGTTGTGGCGTGCGGCGTCTGCCCTGGACGCCAATCACCCAGACAAGGTGACGTTGTGCGCCATGGCCAAGCTGTATGTCACCGACAAGTGCTACGAGGTCGCCGATCAGGCACTGCAGTTGCACGGCGGTTACGGCTATCTGCGCGAGTACGGTCTGGAGAAAATCGTCCGGGATCTGCGGGTGCACCGCATCCTTGAGGGCACCAACGAAATCATGCGGGTGGTCATCGGGCGTTCCGAGTCGTCCCGCATCCGCAACTCTGCATAG
- a CDS encoding CoA-acylating methylmalonate-semialdehyde dehydrogenase — protein sequence MTTQIPHFINGQRTTAGSTRTADVLNPSTGEVQAQVVLASAADVDAAVSGAAEAQKEWAAYNPQRRARVLMKFIELVHQNANELAELLSLEHGKTVADSHGDIQRGLEVIEFAVGIPHLLKGEFTEGAGTGIDVYSIRQPLGVVAGITPFNFPAMIPLWKAGPALACGNAFVLKPSERDPSVPLRLAELFIEAGLPAGVFQVVQGDKEAVDAILEHPEIKAVGFVGSSDIAQYIYSGAAAHGKRAQCFGGAKNHMIVMPDADLDQAVDALIGAGYGSAGERCMAISVAVPVGEETANRLRNRLVERINQLRVGHSLDPKADYGPLVTGAALERVRDYIGQGVAAGAELVVDGRERASNELTFGDASLEKGYFIGPTLFDNVTTDMSIYTDEIFGPVLCIVRAHDYEEALKLPSEHEYGNGVAIFTRDGDAARDFVSRVQVGMVGVNVPIPVPVAYHTFGGWKRSGFGDLNQHGPHSILFYTKTKTVTERWPSGIKDGAEFVIPTMK from the coding sequence ATGACCACTCAGATCCCCCACTTCATCAACGGCCAGCGCACCACCGCCGGCTCGACCCGCACCGCCGATGTGCTCAACCCCAGCACCGGCGAGGTCCAGGCGCAGGTGGTGCTCGCCTCAGCTGCCGATGTAGACGCTGCCGTGAGCGGCGCCGCCGAAGCCCAGAAGGAATGGGCCGCCTACAACCCGCAGCGGCGCGCCAGGGTGCTGATGAAGTTCATCGAGCTGGTGCACCAGAACGCGAACGAGCTAGCTGAGCTGCTCAGTTTGGAGCACGGCAAGACCGTGGCCGACTCACACGGCGACATCCAGCGCGGCCTTGAGGTCATCGAGTTCGCGGTAGGTATCCCCCACCTGCTCAAGGGCGAGTTCACCGAGGGCGCAGGCACCGGTATCGACGTGTACTCGATCCGCCAGCCCTTGGGCGTGGTCGCGGGCATCACCCCGTTCAACTTCCCGGCGATGATCCCGCTGTGGAAGGCCGGCCCCGCGCTGGCATGCGGAAATGCATTCGTGCTCAAGCCTTCCGAGCGTGACCCCTCGGTGCCGCTGCGGCTTGCCGAGCTGTTCATCGAGGCCGGTCTGCCGGCAGGCGTTTTCCAGGTGGTGCAGGGCGACAAGGAAGCCGTCGACGCGATCCTCGAGCACCCCGAGATCAAGGCTGTCGGCTTCGTCGGCAGCTCCGACATCGCGCAGTACATCTACTCGGGCGCGGCCGCGCACGGCAAGCGCGCGCAATGCTTCGGCGGCGCGAAGAACCACATGATCGTGATGCCCGACGCCGACCTGGACCAGGCCGTCGACGCGTTGATCGGCGCCGGCTATGGCAGCGCGGGCGAGCGCTGCATGGCCATCAGTGTCGCGGTGCCCGTAGGTGAGGAGACTGCCAACCGGCTCCGCAATCGGCTCGTCGAACGCATCAACCAGCTGCGGGTCGGGCACAGCCTCGACCCCAAGGCCGACTACGGCCCGCTGGTCACCGGTGCGGCCCTCGAGCGAGTGCGTGATTACATCGGCCAGGGCGTGGCGGCCGGGGCCGAACTTGTGGTCGACGGCCGCGAAAGGGCAAGCAACGAGCTCACTTTCGGCGATGCCAGCCTGGAGAAGGGCTACTTCATCGGTCCCACCCTGTTCGACAACGTCACCACCGACATGTCGATCTACACCGACGAGATCTTCGGGCCGGTGCTGTGCATCGTGCGGGCGCACGATTACGAAGAGGCCCTCAAGCTGCCGTCCGAGCATGAATACGGCAACGGCGTCGCGATCTTCACCCGCGACGGGGACGCGGCGCGCGACTTCGTGTCCCGCGTCCAGGTCGGCATGGTCGGCGTCAACGTGCCGATCCCGGTTCCGGTGGCCTACCACACCTTCGGCGGTTGGAAGCGGTCCGGGTTCGGCGACCTCAACCAGCACGGGCCGCACTCGATCCTGTTCTACACCAAGACCAAGACCGTCACCGAGCGGTGGCCGTCGGGCATCAAGGATGGCGCCGAGTTCGTCATCCCGACCATGAAGTAG
- a CDS encoding MOSC domain-containing protein codes for MSVEAVEHMQVAHLYRYPVKSMLGERVDTLFVNAGGAEGDRQFALIDESSGRVASAKQARLWRGLLSCGAVTEQRHVRIHMPDGSTTTTDEDDIDEVLSQFVGRPVRLIGSRPAGASIERADPDQVLDKGVDAEVDAPILELALATPGNSFTDLAPVHAITTATLQRIGAEAARYRPNFVIATPPDYPAYAENGWTDRILSIGGTKLRAMGPTPRCVIPTLEHGQLPRAPHALRTPAAENRVDAFGLGLLPCAGTYLQVLSEGTLQIGDRVSLD; via the coding sequence ATGAGCGTCGAGGCAGTCGAGCACATGCAGGTTGCGCACCTGTACCGGTACCCGGTCAAGTCGATGCTCGGAGAGCGCGTGGACACGTTGTTCGTCAACGCCGGCGGCGCCGAGGGTGACCGGCAATTCGCGCTCATCGACGAATCCAGCGGCCGGGTGGCGAGCGCGAAGCAGGCCCGGCTGTGGCGGGGCCTCCTGTCGTGCGGTGCCGTCACCGAACAGCGTCACGTACGGATACACATGCCGGACGGCAGCACGACGACTACCGACGAGGACGACATCGATGAGGTGTTGTCACAATTTGTGGGGCGGCCGGTCCGCCTGATCGGCAGCAGGCCCGCCGGCGCGTCGATCGAGCGGGCGGATCCCGATCAGGTGCTCGACAAGGGCGTCGACGCAGAGGTCGACGCTCCGATCCTCGAACTGGCGCTGGCAACCCCGGGGAACTCGTTCACCGATCTGGCTCCCGTGCATGCGATCACCACCGCGACCCTGCAACGCATCGGTGCCGAGGCCGCGCGATATCGGCCCAACTTCGTGATCGCTACGCCGCCCGACTATCCCGCGTATGCCGAGAACGGGTGGACCGATCGGATTCTCAGCATCGGCGGTACGAAGCTGCGAGCCATGGGCCCCACACCTCGCTGCGTCATTCCGACCCTCGAGCACGGTCAGCTCCCCCGGGCTCCGCACGCCCTCCGTACACCCGCCGCCGAGAATCGGGTCGATGCCTTCGGGCTCGGTCTTTTGCCATGCGCCGGCACGTACCTTCAAGTGCTCTCCGAGGGCACCTTGCAGATCGGCGACCGGGTCTCACTCGACTGA
- a CDS encoding FAD-dependent oxidoreductase, protein MTSSGPDVVVVGAGPTGLTLACALRLHGLSVRVVDRAAGPATTSRANFLHARGSEVLGRIGALDTLPAESLRAMRITNYLGDRPVMTLEFGDPGMRTAAPPMVVSQARVEAALRARLAQLGVEPEWGRAVVAARQDGPTAVAELEGGDEIRAQWIVGCDGTASVIRQQAGIAFPGVKLSERFLLADVHLDWDVDRSGTSGWIHPDGIVGAMPMPDPNGRDDLWRLFIYDPTPGEKPGDKEILDRIRRIVPQRTGRGVTVGDAEWLSVFTVHRRLADTYRSGRILIAGDAAHAHAPFGGQGMLTGIGDAENLAFKLALVIRNLASAKLIDTYEAERRPLATDVLRSTSAVTRVNVASNPIGRFLRDHVATRLFGLPFIQRWTTYTASQLWVSYRKGPLGGRGHKPRPGDRVADLECTRSDGTPTQLHGELGGRWALLLPEGAATDAGPVRRLGEFIVTLHHEGSEIMLIRPDAHLAWRGSPAQIDGLDHWLARALGSGTTR, encoded by the coding sequence ATGACTTCTTCCGGTCCCGATGTCGTCGTGGTCGGTGCCGGGCCGACCGGCCTGACATTGGCCTGTGCGCTGCGGCTGCACGGTCTCTCGGTCCGCGTCGTCGACCGCGCGGCCGGACCGGCGACCACGTCGCGCGCCAATTTCCTGCACGCCCGTGGCTCGGAGGTGCTGGGTCGGATCGGCGCCCTGGACACGTTGCCTGCCGAGTCGTTGCGCGCCATGCGCATCACGAACTACCTGGGCGATCGGCCGGTGATGACCCTGGAATTCGGGGACCCCGGCATGCGGACCGCCGCACCGCCCATGGTGGTGTCGCAGGCCAGGGTCGAGGCGGCGCTACGGGCGCGGCTGGCGCAACTCGGTGTGGAGCCGGAGTGGGGCCGGGCCGTGGTCGCGGCTCGCCAGGATGGACCCACCGCAGTGGCCGAACTCGAGGGCGGCGACGAGATCCGTGCGCAGTGGATCGTCGGGTGCGACGGCACCGCCAGCGTGATCAGGCAACAGGCGGGCATCGCCTTTCCCGGCGTCAAACTGTCCGAAAGGTTCCTGCTGGCCGATGTGCACCTGGACTGGGATGTGGACCGCAGCGGCACGTCCGGCTGGATCCACCCCGATGGGATCGTCGGCGCGATGCCGATGCCGGATCCGAACGGTCGTGACGACCTGTGGCGGTTGTTCATCTACGACCCGACGCCCGGCGAAAAGCCTGGTGACAAAGAGATTCTGGACCGTATCAGGCGGATCGTGCCACAGCGGACCGGGCGCGGCGTCACAGTCGGTGACGCCGAATGGTTGTCGGTGTTCACCGTGCACCGCCGCCTGGCCGACACGTACCGCAGCGGGCGCATCCTCATTGCCGGCGACGCCGCACACGCCCATGCGCCGTTCGGCGGGCAGGGCATGTTGACCGGTATCGGCGACGCCGAGAACCTGGCGTTCAAACTTGCCCTGGTGATACGAAACCTCGCCTCGGCCAAGCTGATCGACACATATGAGGCCGAACGCAGGCCGCTGGCCACCGACGTGCTGCGTAGCACCAGCGCGGTCACGCGGGTCAACGTCGCGAGCAACCCGATCGGCCGGTTCCTGCGTGATCACGTGGCCACTCGGCTCTTCGGCCTGCCGTTCATCCAACGATGGACCACCTACACCGCCTCGCAACTGTGGGTGAGTTATCGCAAGGGGCCGCTCGGCGGCCGCGGCCACAAGCCGCGGCCGGGAGATCGGGTAGCCGACCTGGAATGCACGCGCTCGGACGGGACACCCACGCAACTGCACGGCGAGCTCGGAGGCCGGTGGGCGTTACTGCTCCCCGAGGGTGCCGCCACCGACGCCGGTCCGGTCCGGCGGCTCGGCGAGTTCATCGTCACCCTGCACCACGAAGGCTCGGAGATCATGCTGATCCGGCCCGATGCGCACCTGGCGTGGCGGGGGAGTCCGGCACAGATCGACGGCTTGGACCATTGGCTGGCAAGGGCTTTGGGCTCAGGAACGACACGATGA
- a CDS encoding TetR/AcrR family transcriptional regulator has translation MTAPAGRGRPRDPGTDRAILQAALDLFIERGVEGSSIEQIAKRAGVGKPTIYRRWSTKEELIAAAMETLVAEEVGWASSDEIDVESPYELVEAAIESAAVTTTTPGYRALVARVLGSAVSHPALMAVYWDRYIVPRRKIAARLLERARERGTVAADTDFDVAIDMMVGAITYRVLQPDPPDVEEMRRYLRAVYRQVGLLP, from the coding sequence ATGACCGCACCGGCCGGGCGCGGTCGCCCACGTGATCCGGGCACTGATCGCGCGATCTTGCAGGCGGCTTTGGATCTGTTCATCGAACGCGGGGTCGAAGGATCCAGCATCGAGCAGATCGCCAAGCGGGCCGGCGTCGGTAAGCCGACCATCTATCGCCGGTGGTCCACCAAGGAGGAGTTGATCGCTGCGGCGATGGAGACGTTGGTCGCCGAGGAGGTGGGCTGGGCCTCGTCGGACGAGATCGATGTCGAGTCGCCATACGAGCTCGTCGAGGCGGCCATCGAAAGTGCCGCGGTCACGACAACCACTCCCGGTTACCGTGCGTTGGTGGCGCGAGTCCTCGGCTCGGCGGTCAGCCACCCGGCACTCATGGCGGTGTACTGGGACCGCTACATCGTGCCCCGCCGGAAGATCGCCGCTCGACTGCTCGAACGCGCTCGTGAGCGTGGAACGGTCGCTGCCGATACCGATTTCGACGTGGCCATCGACATGATGGTCGGTGCGATCACGTACCGGGTACTGCAACCCGACCCGCCCGACGTCGAGGAGATGCGGCGCTACCTGCGCGCGGTCTACCGTCAGGTCGGCTTGCTTCCCTGA
- a CDS encoding GbsR/MarR family transcriptional regulator → MQHEAEQLALVLSSHGMQKMPARVLATLLFTDQPSVTMAELADTLQASAGSISGSLKMLTSVGLAERVPAPASRREHFRLRDDAWAVLFTSQNETIAAMQAAADTGIAATDHTSPAHHRLAQMRDFYRFLMAELPAVLDRWRQQNHQGSKPT, encoded by the coding sequence ATGCAGCATGAAGCAGAGCAACTCGCCTTGGTGCTGAGCAGTCACGGCATGCAGAAGATGCCCGCGCGCGTACTCGCCACACTGCTGTTCACCGACCAGCCGAGCGTCACGATGGCCGAGTTGGCCGACACCCTGCAGGCCAGCGCCGGGTCCATCTCGGGCTCACTCAAGATGCTCACGTCGGTGGGGCTGGCCGAGCGAGTGCCGGCCCCGGCGAGCCGGCGCGAGCACTTTCGCTTGCGCGACGACGCGTGGGCCGTTTTGTTCACCAGCCAGAACGAGACGATCGCGGCGATGCAAGCTGCCGCGGACACCGGGATCGCAGCCACCGACCACACCAGCCCGGCCCACCACCGGTTGGCACAGATGCGGGACTTCTACAGGTTCTTGATGGCCGAGCTTCCCGCGGTCCTCGACCGCTGGCGGCAGCAGAACCATCAGGGAAGCAAGCCGACCTGA
- a CDS encoding ABC transporter ATP-binding protein, translated as MRTSTDVIDVRGLTFTYPRSTEPAVRGMDFAVGNGEIFGFLGPSGAGKSTTQKLLIGLLRGHGGQATVWGRDPVDWGPDYYQRVGVSFELPNHYHKLTGLENLRFFGSLYDGPTSDPMELLEAVGLGDAANTRVAKYSKGMQMRLTFARSLINNPELLFLDEPTSGLDPVTARKVKDIILDLKARGRTIFLTTHDMSTADELCDRVAFVVDGTIVALDSPAELKIARSQRRVRVQYRTPDGLATADYGMDGLADDPQFHAILREHHVETIHSREASLNDVFVEVTGRRLS; from the coding sequence ATGCGCACATCAACCGATGTCATCGACGTTCGGGGTTTGACGTTCACCTATCCCCGGTCGACCGAACCCGCGGTGCGGGGAATGGACTTCGCCGTCGGAAACGGAGAGATCTTCGGTTTTCTCGGGCCGAGTGGCGCGGGAAAATCCACCACCCAGAAGCTGCTCATCGGGCTGCTGCGGGGGCACGGTGGTCAAGCCACGGTGTGGGGACGTGATCCGGTGGACTGGGGGCCGGACTACTACCAGCGCGTGGGTGTTTCCTTCGAGCTGCCCAACCACTATCACAAGCTCACCGGCCTGGAGAACCTCCGGTTCTTCGGTTCCCTCTACGACGGGCCGACGTCAGATCCGATGGAGCTTTTGGAGGCGGTCGGTCTCGGCGATGCGGCCAACACCCGAGTTGCCAAGTACTCCAAGGGAATGCAGATGCGGCTGACGTTTGCACGGTCGCTGATCAACAACCCTGAGCTGCTGTTCCTCGACGAGCCCACCTCAGGGCTCGATCCCGTCACCGCCCGCAAGGTCAAGGACATCATCCTGGACCTCAAGGCACGCGGCCGCACGATCTTCCTCACCACCCACGACATGTCCACCGCGGACGAACTGTGTGACCGGGTGGCCTTCGTCGTCGACGGCACGATCGTCGCGCTCGACTCTCCGGCCGAACTGAAAATCGCCCGCAGTCAACGTCGGGTCCGGGTGCAGTACCGCACCCCCGATGGACTCGCCACGGCTGACTACGGGATGGACGGGCTGGCCGACGATCCGCAGTTCCATGCGATTCTGCGGGAGCATCACGTCGAGACGATCCACAGCCGCGAAGCCAGCCTCAACGACGTCTTCGTCGAGGTCACCGGGCGGCGGTTGTCATGA
- a CDS encoding MarR family transcriptional regulator, giving the protein MTDAPTSSEVVRAARMLGAVIERQVGDEDLTLDDWLVLAALADSPGLTMAELRTHTQAAAPTLTRVVDRLAGRALVFREVDADDRRKVRVYLSKRGAALHTRLLATVRPAEQAWFDQHGVSPWMRAGS; this is encoded by the coding sequence ATGACAGACGCGCCGACGAGCAGCGAGGTCGTCCGCGCGGCGCGCATGCTCGGTGCCGTCATCGAACGCCAGGTCGGCGATGAGGACCTGACGCTCGACGACTGGCTGGTCTTGGCGGCACTGGCCGACTCCCCTGGCCTGACGATGGCGGAGTTGCGCACCCACACCCAGGCCGCCGCACCCACGCTGACCCGCGTGGTCGACCGATTGGCAGGCCGCGCGTTGGTGTTCCGCGAGGTCGATGCCGACGACCGGCGCAAGGTGCGGGTGTATCTGAGCAAGCGCGGCGCCGCCCTGCACACCCGCCTGCTCGCGACGGTCCGTCCCGCCGAGCAGGCCTGGTTCGACCAGCACGGCGTCAGTCCGTGGATGCGAGCGGGCAGCTGA